A genomic region of Brevibacillus sp. JNUCC-41 contains the following coding sequences:
- the yqeH gene encoding ribosome biogenesis GTPase YqeH: MNNHQELACIGCGVKVQTEDPKELGFAPKSALEKETIVCQRCFKLKHYNEVQDVSLTDDDFLKILNKVGETDSLIVKIVDIFDFNGSWLPGLHRFVGRNDVLLIGNKVDLLPKSVKPNKLINWMKQSSKELGLNPVDVLLVSAEKGKHILEAADAIERYRRGKDVYVVGCTNVGKSTFINRLIKEVSGESDIITTSHFPGTTLDMIEIPLDDEQALIDTPGIINHHQMAHYVDKRDFKVIMPKKEIKPRVYQLNEAQTLFFGGLARLDYVSGGRRSLTCYLSNELNIHRTKLENADELYKNHAGELLTPPRPEQIEEFPKLIPHEFSLKDGKMDIVFSGLGWVTVNEPGAKIVAHVPKGVNVIVRKSLI, encoded by the coding sequence TTGAACAATCATCAAGAATTAGCGTGCATCGGCTGCGGTGTGAAGGTCCAGACTGAAGATCCGAAGGAATTGGGCTTTGCCCCTAAATCAGCTCTGGAAAAGGAGACCATCGTTTGTCAGCGCTGCTTTAAATTGAAACATTATAACGAAGTTCAAGATGTTTCCTTAACAGACGATGACTTCCTGAAAATCTTGAATAAAGTAGGCGAAACCGACTCTTTAATCGTCAAAATCGTCGATATTTTTGATTTCAATGGAAGCTGGCTGCCTGGCCTGCATCGATTTGTAGGAAGAAATGATGTTCTTCTGATCGGAAATAAGGTTGATTTATTGCCTAAATCCGTAAAACCGAACAAGTTGATCAATTGGATGAAGCAATCGTCCAAGGAATTGGGTCTTAACCCGGTTGATGTCCTGCTTGTCAGTGCAGAAAAGGGAAAGCACATACTTGAAGCGGCTGATGCGATTGAGCGGTATCGGAGAGGTAAAGATGTTTATGTGGTGGGATGTACGAATGTAGGGAAATCGACTTTCATAAACCGTCTTATAAAAGAAGTGAGCGGAGAAAGTGATATCATCACGACTTCCCACTTCCCAGGGACTACCTTGGATATGATCGAAATTCCTTTGGATGATGAACAGGCGTTGATCGATACACCGGGAATCATTAATCATCATCAAATGGCTCACTATGTGGACAAACGGGACTTCAAGGTGATTATGCCGAAAAAGGAAATCAAGCCGAGAGTGTACCAACTGAATGAAGCGCAGACGCTATTTTTCGGAGGGTTGGCCCGGTTGGACTATGTCTCAGGCGGAAGGCGTTCATTGACTTGCTACCTTTCGAATGAATTGAATATTCACCGTACAAAACTCGAAAATGCCGATGAATTGTATAAAAACCATGCCGGGGAATTACTGACGCCCCCACGGCCTGAACAAATCGAGGAGTTTCCGAAGCTGATTCCACATGAGTTCTCCTTGAAAGATGGTAAAATGGATATTGTGTTTTCTGGTCTTGGCTGGGTGACGGTCAATGAGCCGGGAGCGAAAATCGTTGCACATGTTCCAAAGGGCGTCAATGTGATCGTTCGCAAATCATTAATCTAA
- a CDS encoding YqeG family HAD IIIA-type phosphatase — MLKLFLPSEHVKSIFNIDPQELKKRGIKGVITDLDNTLVEWDRPTATPDLIKWFDNMRDHGILVTIVSNNNENRVRAFSDPLHIPFIFQARKPMARAFHKARKTMGLKLEETVVIGDQLLTDVLGGNRGGFHTILVLPVAQTDEFRTRINRYFERKIMAFFKRKGMIEWEDHN, encoded by the coding sequence ATGCTTAAATTATTTTTGCCGAGTGAACATGTTAAAAGCATTTTTAATATAGATCCTCAAGAATTGAAAAAAAGAGGGATTAAGGGAGTCATTACCGATTTGGATAATACTCTCGTTGAATGGGACAGGCCAACTGCCACCCCCGATTTAATCAAATGGTTCGACAATATGCGGGATCATGGGATTTTAGTGACGATTGTGTCCAATAATAATGAAAATCGGGTTCGGGCTTTTTCCGATCCGCTTCACATTCCGTTTATCTTCCAGGCCAGAAAACCGATGGCAAGAGCTTTCCATAAGGCCCGTAAGACAATGGGGTTGAAATTGGAAGAAACGGTCGTAATCGGCGATCAGTTATTGACGGATGTATTGGGAGGGAACAGAGGCGGGTTTCATACGATCTTAGTGCTCCCTGTAGCACAAACCGACGAATTCAGAACAAGGATCAATCGTTATTTTGAAAGAAAGATCATGGCGTTTTTTAAACGAAAAGGAATGATAGAATGGGAGGATCACAATTGA
- a CDS encoding sporulation histidine kinase inhibitor Sda — MQKLSDDLLLESYFKAQNLKLSTDFIRLIETEIHRRSLTHKIRSIF; from the coding sequence ATGCAAAAACTATCTGATGACCTGTTGCTTGAATCCTATTTTAAAGCACAGAATTTAAAGTTGAGTACCGATTTCATCCGCCTCATAGAAACGGAAATTCATCGAAGATCCCTGACACATAAAATCCGATCAATATTTTAA
- a CDS encoding phosphatidylserine decarboxylase, with amino-acid sequence MFQSLYRILIELTNGQYSSGLLKHFSQSRWSRPLILFYVKTFNLNQQEFGKEVKAYTNLHELFTRQLKADARPITAVPSAVACPVDGVLEDSGEIRADKNIVVKGKVYSMEEMLGDELCLEKYLGGKYLVLYLSPSHYHRIHAPIKGSVVKRWTLGRKSYPVNKWGMKYGKEPLSKNYRTITELQNEAGSLAMVKVGAMFINSIVITDESDELEKGQEFSYFSFGSTVVLLFEKGSFELEGNISIPADVRVGETIGFMRAV; translated from the coding sequence TTGTTTCAGTCTTTGTATCGCATTCTTATTGAACTGACGAATGGTCAGTATTCATCGGGTTTATTAAAGCATTTTAGCCAATCTCGTTGGAGCAGGCCCTTAATTTTATTTTATGTAAAAACATTTAATCTTAATCAACAGGAATTTGGTAAGGAGGTAAAAGCTTATACGAACCTGCACGAGCTATTTACCAGGCAGTTAAAAGCGGATGCCAGGCCAATTACGGCAGTTCCTTCTGCGGTAGCTTGTCCTGTGGACGGTGTTCTTGAGGATTCAGGGGAGATACGCGCTGATAAAAATATCGTCGTTAAGGGAAAGGTATATTCAATGGAGGAAATGCTCGGGGATGAGCTTTGTTTGGAAAAGTACTTAGGGGGCAAATATCTCGTGCTATACTTAAGCCCGAGTCATTACCATAGGATCCATGCACCAATCAAGGGTTCCGTGGTCAAACGTTGGACCCTTGGAAGGAAATCGTACCCCGTTAATAAATGGGGCATGAAATATGGAAAAGAGCCTTTATCAAAAAATTACCGGACAATAACTGAACTTCAAAATGAAGCGGGAAGTCTGGCAATGGTGAAAGTCGGGGCCATGTTCATAAATTCGATCGTCATTACTGATGAATCGGATGAATTGGAAAAAGGACAGGAATTTTCTTATTTCAGCTTTGGGTCCACAGTGGTTCTTCTTTTTGAAAAAGGAAGTTTTGAACTTGAAGGAAACATATCCATTCCCGCAGATGTCCGTGTGGGTGAAACAATCGGATTCATGAGGGCCGTCTAA
- the pssA gene encoding CDP-diacylglycerol--serine O-phosphatidyltransferase, with the protein MFLLHALDQSIKKLKAQTANILTLINLSLGGFAIIAVMHGQLNLSLLLIFLAALADRFDGMVARKFNIESELGKQLDSMCDIISFGVAPALLLYQGILIEFGAPGTLFTVFYIGCGAFRLARFNISESNGYFTGVPITVAGCIATLSYLAIPYFHPVFFLSLMIILSLLMVSPFKLKKV; encoded by the coding sequence ATGTTTTTATTACACGCCCTAGATCAATCCATTAAAAAATTGAAAGCACAAACAGCAAATATACTTACTTTAATTAATTTATCCCTTGGTGGATTTGCGATAATTGCCGTAATGCACGGCCAATTGAATTTAAGCCTGTTATTAATTTTCCTGGCTGCCCTTGCAGATCGCTTTGACGGTATGGTTGCTCGGAAATTCAACATTGAATCGGAATTGGGTAAGCAACTTGACTCGATGTGTGACATCATATCCTTTGGAGTCGCACCAGCTCTATTATTATACCAAGGAATATTAATAGAATTCGGAGCACCTGGCACACTCTTCACGGTTTTCTATATTGGCTGTGGCGCATTTCGTCTCGCCCGCTTCAATATAAGTGAAAGCAATGGATATTTTACAGGAGTGCCAATTACGGTTGCGGGCTGCATCGCTACTTTAAGTTATCTAGCCATCCCGTATTTCCATCCGGTCTTTTTCTTATCCCTCATGATTATATTATCATTACTTATGGTCAGTCCATTTAAATTGAAGAAAGTTTAA